TGTGGCGACCTAATTCGGTTTCAAGGTAATTCTTGGCTTTTTTTTCCTGGCCACTCACTGAGCGCACCACATACCATTTCAATTCGCCCATCTTCTACTAGTGATTAGCGAAATGATTGATAAAAAGCCGTCAGGCTTTTACTGAATGCAACGTCCATAATGCCGACAACTGCAGCGAATACCAACGAGCCAATGAGCACTAGCCCAGCGCTCTTTTGCAGTTCGATGGCAGTGGGCCACGTCACGCTA
This genomic stretch from Hymenobacter sp. PAMC 26628 harbors:
- the secE gene encoding preprotein translocase subunit SecE, producing the protein MTKLTNYFRATAEEMRYSVTWPTAIELQKSAGLVLIGSLVFAAVVGIMDVAFSKSLTAFYQSFR